One stretch of Streptomyces sp. 135 DNA includes these proteins:
- a CDS encoding MFS transporter, translated as MSEASEAVYDDSRLRRARIAVAAVFCVHGAVTGSFATRVPWIQEHASVSAGMLGLALAFPAIGASVAMPLASRISHRFGARNALRGLLAMWTLSLILPSLAPNLLTLCLALFVYGATSGMSDVAMNALGVETETRMRKSIMSGLHGMWSVGALIGSAAGTVAAHLGSDARLHHALAAAALTALGLAACQGVLDLQATPEEEVPPRFSLPPKSALLIGAVGFCAVFAEGASLDWSAVYLRDVLDSSAGVAAASTTGFTLTMAVARLAGDAVVNRFGAVRTVRAGGVLAALGGLLVVLASHPVMAMGGFALLGLGIAVVVPLAFAAAGRSGPNPSQAIAGVATITYTSGLIAPSAIGTLADATSLVTSFALVTVLAFGLAIFAGVLRTDGRKAAQPQSAQPTGEKSH; from the coding sequence ATGAGTGAAGCGAGTGAAGCGGTCTACGACGACAGCCGGTTGCGGCGCGCGCGGATCGCCGTGGCCGCCGTCTTCTGCGTGCACGGCGCGGTCACCGGCTCCTTCGCCACCCGAGTGCCGTGGATCCAGGAGCACGCCTCGGTCAGCGCGGGCATGCTCGGCCTCGCGCTCGCCTTCCCCGCGATCGGCGCCTCCGTCGCGATGCCGCTCGCGAGCCGGATCAGCCACCGCTTCGGCGCCCGCAACGCGCTGCGCGGACTCCTCGCGATGTGGACGCTCTCCCTGATCCTGCCCTCGCTCGCGCCGAACCTGCTCACGCTCTGCCTGGCGCTCTTCGTGTACGGCGCGACCTCGGGCATGTCGGACGTGGCGATGAACGCGCTCGGCGTCGAGACCGAGACCCGTATGCGGAAGTCGATCATGTCGGGCCTGCACGGCATGTGGAGCGTCGGCGCCCTGATCGGCTCCGCGGCCGGCACCGTCGCCGCCCACCTGGGCTCGGACGCCCGGCTGCACCACGCGCTGGCCGCCGCGGCGCTGACCGCGCTCGGCCTCGCCGCCTGCCAGGGCGTCCTCGACCTCCAGGCGACGCCCGAGGAGGAGGTGCCGCCGCGGTTCTCGCTGCCGCCCAAGTCGGCGCTGCTCATCGGTGCCGTCGGCTTCTGCGCGGTCTTCGCGGAGGGGGCGAGCCTCGACTGGTCGGCGGTGTATCTACGGGACGTCCTGGACTCCTCGGCCGGTGTCGCCGCCGCGTCCACCACCGGCTTCACGCTCACCATGGCCGTCGCGAGGCTGGCGGGCGACGCGGTGGTGAACCGGTTCGGCGCGGTGCGCACGGTGCGTGCCGGCGGGGTGCTCGCGGCGCTCGGCGGGCTCCTGGTGGTCCTCGCCTCCCACCCGGTCATGGCCATGGGCGGCTTCGCGCTCCTCGGTCTCGGCATCGCGGTGGTGGTGCCGCTGGCGTTCGCCGCGGCGGGGCGCAGCGGTCCGAACCCCAGCCAGGCCATCGCGGGTGTCGCGACCATCACGTACACCTCGGGTCTGATCGCCCCCTCGGCGATCGGGACGCTGGCGGACGCGACGAGCCTCGTGACCTCCTTCGCCCTGGTGACAGTGCTCGCGTTCGGCCTCGCGATCTTCGCGGGGGTGCTGCGGACGGACGGCCGCAAGGCGGCTCAGCCGCAGAGCGCGCAACCGACCGGAGAGAAGTCGCACTGA
- a CDS encoding solute carrier family 23 protein translates to MDLGVRWKLHGDGRTPAPGAVVRPDERLSWPRTFGLGAQHVVAMFGASFVAPVLMGLDPNLAIMMSGVATVIFLLATRGRVPSYLGCSLSFVGVAAVIRAQGGSSATVTGAVFVVGAALFLVGLAVQKFGARVIHAAMPPIVTGAVVMLIGFNLAPVTASTYWPQDQWTALLVMLFTGLAVVCLRGFWSRIAIFLGLIFGYAISWVLDQVFGKIHSADGSGKVVDHWRLDLSAVGRADWIGLPSFHAPSFEWSAILVALPVVIALIAENAGHVKAVGEMTGDDLDDKLGTAISADGAASMLSTAVGGPPNTTYSENIGVMAATRVYSTAAYWAAACFALLFGLCPKFGAVVAAIPGGVLGGITVILYGMIGLLGAQIWINAKVDLRNPLNLVPAAAGIIIGVGGVSLKFTDNFELSGIALGTIVVITGYHVLRAFAPPHLKTQEPLLDAGTSTYDEKSESRSDGAR, encoded by the coding sequence ATGGATCTCGGCGTGCGCTGGAAACTGCACGGTGACGGCCGTACCCCCGCTCCCGGCGCGGTCGTGCGGCCCGACGAGCGGCTGTCGTGGCCGCGGACCTTCGGGCTCGGCGCGCAGCACGTGGTGGCCATGTTCGGCGCGTCTTTCGTGGCGCCCGTCCTGATGGGTCTCGACCCGAATCTGGCCATCATGATGTCGGGCGTCGCGACCGTCATCTTCCTGCTCGCCACCCGCGGCCGCGTGCCCAGCTACCTGGGCTGCTCGCTCTCCTTCGTGGGCGTCGCCGCGGTCATCCGCGCGCAGGGCGGCTCCAGCGCGACGGTGACCGGCGCGGTCTTCGTGGTCGGCGCCGCGCTGTTCCTGGTGGGGCTCGCGGTGCAGAAGTTCGGGGCGCGGGTCATCCACGCCGCGATGCCGCCGATCGTGACCGGCGCGGTCGTCATGCTGATCGGCTTCAACCTGGCGCCGGTCACCGCGTCGACGTACTGGCCGCAGGACCAGTGGACGGCGCTGCTGGTGATGCTCTTCACCGGCCTGGCCGTGGTGTGCCTGCGCGGCTTCTGGTCGCGCATCGCCATCTTCCTCGGCCTGATCTTCGGCTACGCCATCTCCTGGGTCCTCGACCAGGTCTTCGGCAAGATCCACTCGGCGGACGGTTCCGGCAAGGTCGTCGACCACTGGCGCCTCGACCTCTCCGCCGTCGGCCGGGCCGACTGGATCGGGCTGCCCTCCTTCCACGCGCCGAGCTTCGAGTGGTCGGCGATCCTCGTGGCGCTGCCGGTCGTCATCGCGCTGATCGCGGAGAACGCGGGCCACGTCAAGGCCGTGGGCGAGATGACCGGTGACGACCTCGACGACAAGCTCGGTACGGCGATCTCCGCCGACGGCGCCGCGTCCATGCTCTCCACCGCGGTCGGCGGCCCGCCCAACACGACGTACTCCGAGAACATCGGCGTCATGGCGGCGACCCGCGTCTACTCCACGGCCGCGTACTGGGCGGCGGCCTGCTTCGCGCTGCTCTTCGGGCTCTGCCCCAAGTTCGGCGCGGTCGTCGCGGCGATCCCCGGCGGCGTGCTCGGCGGCATCACCGTCATCCTCTACGGCATGATCGGCCTGCTCGGCGCGCAGATCTGGATCAACGCCAAGGTGGATCTGCGCAACCCGCTGAACCTGGTGCCGGCCGCCGCGGGCATCATCATCGGCGTCGGCGGCGTCTCGCTGAAGTTCACCGACAACTTCGAGCTGAGCGGCATCGCGCTCGGCACGATCGTCGTCATCACCGGCTATCACGTGCTGCGCGCGTTCGCACCGCCGCACCTCAAGACCCAGGAACCGCTGCTGGACGCGGGTACGTCGACGTACGACGAGAAGAGCGAGAGCCGGAGCGACGGCGCCCGGTAA
- a CDS encoding Cmx/CmrA family chloramphenicol efflux MFS transporter, with protein sequence MPFALYLLGLAVFAQGTSEFMLSGLVSDIARDLDVSIPSAGHLTSAFAVGMVVGAPLMALLSRRFSRRRALLAFLVTFLLVHVVGALTTSFAVLLVTRVVGALANAGFLAVALVTATSMVEPDAKGRATSALLGGVTVACVAGVPAGAVLGEVWGWRSAFWAVALLSVPAVLAIARAVPAGAAGAPDAAGPSALSELRALRSPRLLSTLLLGALVNGATFCTFTYLAPLVTEVTGLGPGWVPVVLALFGIGSFVGVTVGGRVADVRPVPLLALGSLALLGGWVLLAVTAASPVAVLLLVLVQGTLSFGVGSTLISQALYAATAAPTLAGGFATAAFNVGGALGPWCGGLAISAGLGYRSPLWTSALLVATALTIGATALRLSRRVRQTATAAQARADSPA encoded by the coding sequence GTGCCCTTTGCCCTTTACCTGCTCGGACTTGCCGTCTTCGCGCAAGGCACCTCCGAGTTCATGCTGTCCGGCCTGGTGTCGGACATCGCCCGGGATTTGGATGTCTCCATCCCGTCCGCGGGCCATCTCACCTCGGCCTTCGCCGTGGGAATGGTCGTCGGCGCGCCGCTGATGGCCCTGCTGAGCCGTCGCTTCTCGCGGCGGCGCGCGCTGCTGGCCTTCCTCGTCACCTTCCTCCTTGTCCATGTCGTCGGCGCGCTCACCACGAGCTTCGCGGTGCTGCTCGTGACGCGGGTGGTCGGCGCCCTCGCCAACGCCGGTTTCCTCGCGGTCGCCCTCGTGACCGCCACGAGCATGGTCGAGCCGGACGCCAAGGGGCGCGCCACCTCGGCGCTGCTCGGCGGCGTGACGGTCGCCTGTGTCGCGGGCGTGCCCGCGGGGGCGGTGCTCGGCGAGGTGTGGGGGTGGCGTTCGGCGTTCTGGGCGGTGGCCCTGCTCTCCGTACCCGCCGTCCTCGCCATCGCGCGGGCCGTGCCGGCCGGTGCCGCCGGGGCGCCGGATGCCGCCGGGCCGAGCGCGCTCAGTGAGCTGCGCGCGCTGCGCAGCCCGCGGCTCCTGTCGACGCTGCTGCTCGGCGCGCTGGTGAACGGTGCGACGTTCTGTACGTTCACCTACCTGGCGCCGCTGGTCACCGAGGTCACCGGGCTCGGCCCGGGCTGGGTGCCGGTGGTGCTGGCACTCTTCGGCATCGGTTCGTTCGTCGGGGTCACCGTGGGCGGTCGCGTCGCCGACGTGCGGCCCGTGCCGCTCCTGGCCCTCGGTTCGCTCGCGCTGCTCGGCGGCTGGGTCCTCCTCGCGGTGACCGCCGCGTCCCCGGTGGCCGTGCTCCTGCTGGTCCTCGTCCAGGGCACGCTGTCGTTCGGCGTCGGCTCCACGTTGATCTCGCAGGCCCTCTACGCGGCGACGGCCGCCCCCACCCTGGCCGGCGGCTTCGCCACGGCCGCGTTCAACGTGGGCGGGGCGCTCGGCCCTTGGTGCGGCGGCCTCGCGATCTCCGCCGGACTCGGCTACCGCTCACCCCTGTGGACCAGCGCGCTCCTCGTGGCAACGGCCCTGACCATCGGAGCCACAGCCCTCCGCCTCAGCCGCCGCGTGCGCCAGACGGCGACAGCGGCTCAAGCACGCGCCGACTCGCCGGCGTAG
- a CDS encoding DUF5995 family protein, giving the protein MAQLERFAESRVPRRGVDGVVARMRALGGDLPPRDGVAVFNRVYLSVTEEVGRHLGLGVFPDARAATTLGVRFAERYLAAVDAAAEERRPPACWRPLFQYRHHPGVRPLQFALAGINAHIGHDLALALVDSCRALDCEPDDLEDEFDGVGDILVTLEERIREELMPGPDLLQIGDPLTHLAGSWSLERARDGAWGAARALWALRDLPGVAREFGERLDGAVGLVGRILLTPLPD; this is encoded by the coding sequence ATGGCGCAGTTGGAGCGGTTCGCAGAGTCCAGGGTCCCGCGGCGCGGGGTCGACGGCGTGGTGGCGCGGATGCGGGCGCTCGGCGGCGACCTGCCGCCGCGCGACGGGGTGGCCGTCTTCAACCGGGTCTATCTCTCCGTCACCGAGGAGGTCGGCCGGCACCTCGGCCTCGGCGTCTTCCCGGACGCCCGGGCGGCGACCACGCTCGGCGTCCGGTTCGCCGAGCGCTACCTCGCCGCCGTCGACGCGGCGGCCGAGGAGCGCCGGCCGCCCGCCTGCTGGCGCCCGCTGTTCCAGTACCGGCACCATCCCGGCGTACGTCCGCTGCAGTTCGCCCTCGCCGGCATCAACGCGCACATCGGCCACGACCTGGCGCTCGCCCTCGTCGACTCCTGCCGTGCGCTCGACTGTGAACCGGACGATCTGGAGGACGAGTTCGACGGCGTGGGCGACATCCTCGTCACGCTGGAGGAGCGCATCCGCGAAGAGCTGATGCCGGGCCCCGACCTCCTCCAGATCGGCGATCCGCTGACGCATCTGGCGGGTTCCTGGAGCCTGGAGCGGGCCCGCGACGGCGCGTGGGGCGCCGCCCGCGCCCTGTGGGCCCTGCGCGATCTGCCGGGCGTCGCGCGGGAGTTCGGGGAGCGACTCGACGGGGCGGTGGGACTGGTGGGCCGCATCCTGCTGACGCCGCTGCCGGACTGA
- a CDS encoding LLM class F420-dependent oxidoreductase → MATRLGLSLPQGRQYAIGRDVPAVARAAEDIGYASVWVFERVLCPDPATQGLYGIPGRAWPDHYRSVADPLITLALAASTTDRVALGTSVLIAPLHVPLQLARSLATLDAASGGRVVAGLGTGWSLDEYAAASVAPFTRRGKVLDELIDVCHAVWGPDPVAYEGELTTIVPAAVGPKPARPIPILLPANSPRALRRLVDRADGWMPLGMGAEALAAQWAKVREAAAERGRERPLRSVVRANARYAPRAYVGEGRAPFQGDAAQIAEDLAAHAAVGVEEIIVELAVSARDAQELKDVAAAVYEAARAAGVQRTPPRPPGAARQSSGSSTGAISS, encoded by the coding sequence ATGGCGACCCGACTCGGACTGAGCCTCCCGCAGGGCAGGCAGTACGCCATCGGACGCGACGTCCCGGCGGTGGCCAGGGCCGCCGAGGACATCGGCTACGCGAGCGTGTGGGTCTTCGAGCGCGTCCTGTGCCCCGACCCCGCCACGCAGGGCCTGTACGGCATTCCGGGCCGCGCCTGGCCCGACCACTACCGCTCGGTCGCCGACCCGCTGATCACCCTGGCGCTCGCCGCCTCCACCACGGACCGGGTCGCGCTCGGCACCAGCGTCCTCATCGCCCCGTTGCACGTCCCCCTCCAGCTCGCCCGCTCACTCGCCACGCTGGACGCGGCGAGCGGCGGCCGTGTCGTCGCGGGCCTCGGCACGGGCTGGTCCCTGGACGAGTACGCGGCGGCGTCGGTGGCGCCCTTCACCCGGCGCGGCAAGGTCCTGGACGAGCTCATCGACGTCTGCCACGCGGTGTGGGGGCCCGACCCGGTGGCGTACGAAGGGGAGTTGACGACCATCGTGCCCGCCGCGGTCGGCCCCAAGCCCGCCCGGCCGATCCCGATCCTGCTGCCCGCGAACAGCCCGCGCGCGCTGCGCAGGCTCGTGGACCGGGCCGACGGCTGGATGCCGCTGGGCATGGGGGCCGAGGCCCTCGCCGCGCAGTGGGCCAAGGTGCGGGAGGCGGCCGCGGAGCGGGGCCGGGAGCGGCCCCTCCGGAGCGTGGTGCGGGCCAACGCCCGCTACGCGCCGAGGGCGTACGTCGGCGAGGGCCGCGCCCCCTTCCAGGGCGACGCCGCGCAGATCGCCGAGGACCTCGCGGCGCACGCGGCGGTCGGCGTCGAGGAGATCATCGTGGAGCTCGCCGTGTCCGCGCGGGACGCCCAGGAGCTCAAGGACGTCGCCGCCGCGGTGTACGAGGCCGCGCGGGCGGCCGGGGTCCAGAGGACGCCGCCCCGGCCGCCCGGCGCCGCCCGTCAGTCCTCGGGCAGCTCGACCGGGGCGATCTCGTCGTAG
- a CDS encoding NAD(P)/FAD-dependent oxidoreductase, with the protein MTSTVPTAIQHTDAQPPITMFGPDFPYAYDDYLAHPAGLGQIPATEHGTEVAVIGGGLSGIVAAYELMKMGLKPVVYEADQIGGRLRTVGFEGCDPSLTAEMGAMRFPPSSTALQHYIDLVGLKTSPFPNPLAESTPSTVVDLKGESHYAETVADLPQVYRDVAKAWADCLEEGADFSDMNRALRERDVPKIREIWAKLVEKLDNQTFYGFLCDSEAFKSFRHREIFGQVGFGTGGWDTDFPNSILEILRVVYTEADDHHRGIVGGSQQLPLRLWDREPQKIVHWPLGTSLKSLHGGEPKPAVTRLTRTAGNRVTVTDASGDIRTYQAAIFTAQSWMLLSKIECDDSLFPIDHWTAMERTHYMESSKLFVPVDRPFWLDKDEETGRDVMSMTLTDRMTRGTYLLDDGPDKPAVICLSYTWCDDSLKWLPLSANERMEVMLKSLGEIYPKVDIRKHIIGNPVTVSWENEPYFMGAFKANLPGHYRYQRRLFTHFMQDRLPEDKRGIFLAGDDISWTAGWAEGAIQTALNAVWGVMHHFGGSTDATNPGPGDVYDEIAPVELPED; encoded by the coding sequence ATGACGTCCACGGTGCCCACCGCCATCCAGCACACCGACGCCCAGCCGCCGATCACCATGTTCGGCCCGGACTTCCCCTACGCGTACGACGACTACCTCGCGCACCCCGCGGGCCTCGGCCAGATACCCGCCACCGAGCACGGCACCGAGGTCGCCGTCATCGGCGGCGGCCTGTCCGGCATCGTGGCCGCGTACGAACTGATGAAGATGGGCCTCAAGCCCGTCGTGTACGAGGCCGACCAGATCGGCGGCCGGCTGCGCACCGTCGGCTTCGAGGGCTGCGACCCCTCGCTCACCGCCGAGATGGGCGCGATGCGCTTCCCGCCGTCCTCCACGGCGCTCCAGCACTACATCGACCTGGTGGGCCTGAAGACCAGCCCGTTCCCCAACCCGCTCGCCGAGTCGACCCCCTCGACGGTCGTGGACCTCAAGGGCGAGTCGCACTACGCCGAGACCGTCGCCGACCTGCCGCAGGTCTACCGCGACGTGGCGAAGGCATGGGCGGACTGCCTGGAGGAGGGCGCGGACTTCTCCGACATGAACCGCGCCCTGCGCGAGCGCGACGTGCCGAAGATCCGCGAGATCTGGGCCAAGCTCGTCGAGAAGCTCGACAACCAGACCTTCTACGGCTTCCTCTGCGACTCCGAGGCCTTCAAGTCCTTCCGGCACCGCGAGATCTTCGGCCAGGTCGGCTTCGGCACGGGCGGCTGGGACACCGACTTCCCGAACTCCATCCTGGAGATCCTGCGCGTCGTCTACACCGAGGCCGACGACCACCACCGCGGCATCGTCGGCGGCAGCCAGCAGCTGCCGCTGCGCCTGTGGGACCGCGAGCCGCAGAAGATCGTGCACTGGCCGCTCGGTACGTCCCTGAAGTCGCTGCACGGCGGCGAGCCCAAGCCCGCCGTGACCCGCCTGACCCGCACCGCCGGGAACCGCGTCACCGTCACCGACGCCTCCGGCGACATCCGCACCTACCAGGCGGCGATCTTCACCGCGCAGTCCTGGATGCTCCTGTCGAAGATCGAGTGCGACGACTCGCTCTTCCCCATCGACCACTGGACGGCGATGGAGCGCACCCACTACATGGAGAGCTCGAAGCTCTTCGTGCCCGTCGACCGGCCGTTCTGGCTGGACAAGGACGAGGAGACCGGGCGTGACGTCATGTCGATGACGCTCACCGACCGCATGACGCGCGGCACCTACCTGCTGGACGACGGGCCGGACAAGCCCGCCGTCATCTGCCTCTCGTACACCTGGTGCGACGACAGCCTGAAGTGGCTGCCCCTGTCGGCGAACGAGCGCATGGAGGTCATGCTCAAGTCGCTCGGCGAGATCTACCCGAAGGTCGACATCAGGAAGCACATCATCGGCAACCCGGTGACGGTCTCCTGGGAGAACGAGCCCTACTTCATGGGCGCCTTCAAGGCGAACCTGCCGGGCCACTACCGCTACCAGCGGCGCCTGTTCACCCACTTCATGCAGGACCGGCTGCCCGAGGACAAGCGCGGCATCTTCCTCGCGGGCGACGACATCTCCTGGACGGCCGGCTGGGCCGAGGGCGCGATCCAGACCGCGCTGAACGCCGTGTGGGGCGTGATGCACCACTTCGGCGGCTCCACCGACGCCACCAACCCCGGCCCCGGCGACGTCTACGACGAGATCGCCCCGGTCGAGCTGCCCGAGGACTGA
- a CDS encoding carbon-nitrogen hydrolase family protein: MPALRTALLQSSGQLGSVTENLTALDEAAGRAAAAGAGLLAAPELYLTGYAIGDDIARLAEPADGASATAIAEIAARHGVGIVYGYPEREGEAVYNSAQLIGPDGARLANYRKTHLFGCFERDSFTPGEQSVVQAELGGVRVGLMICYDVEFPENVRAHALAGTDLLVVPTAQMHPFQFVAESVVPVRAFENQMYVAYVNRVGPEGEFEFVGLSTLAGPDGVARARAGRGEELVIGDVDPEFLSASRENNPYLRDRRPGLYASLV, encoded by the coding sequence ATGCCTGCGCTGCGCACCGCCCTGCTCCAGAGTTCCGGGCAGCTCGGATCCGTCACCGAGAACCTCACGGCGCTCGACGAGGCGGCGGGACGCGCGGCCGCGGCCGGGGCCGGGCTGCTGGCCGCTCCCGAGCTGTACCTCACCGGCTACGCGATCGGCGACGACATCGCCCGCCTCGCCGAGCCCGCCGACGGCGCATCGGCCACGGCCATCGCCGAGATCGCGGCCCGCCACGGCGTCGGCATCGTCTACGGCTACCCGGAGCGCGAGGGCGAGGCGGTCTACAACTCCGCGCAGCTGATCGGCCCCGACGGCGCCCGGCTCGCGAACTACCGCAAGACCCACCTCTTCGGCTGCTTCGAGCGCGATTCCTTCACGCCGGGCGAACAGTCCGTCGTCCAGGCGGAGTTGGGCGGCGTCCGCGTCGGCCTCATGATCTGCTACGACGTGGAGTTCCCGGAGAACGTCCGCGCGCACGCCCTCGCCGGCACCGACCTCCTGGTCGTCCCCACCGCGCAGATGCACCCCTTCCAGTTCGTCGCCGAGTCCGTCGTGCCGGTGCGCGCCTTCGAGAACCAGATGTACGTCGCGTACGTCAACCGGGTCGGCCCGGAGGGAGAGTTCGAGTTCGTCGGGCTCTCCACGCTGGCCGGTCCCGACGGCGTGGCGCGCGCCCGCGCGGGCCGCGGCGAGGAGCTGGTCATCGGTGACGTCGACCCGGAGTTCCTGAGCGCGTCCCGCGAGAACAACCCCTACCTGCGCGACCGCCGCCCCGGCCTGTACGCGTCCCTCGTCTGA
- a CDS encoding Repetin, with the protein MSRTTIDRVLDRRRALAVGAALLMTAGVAGVAVASGEDASRPASSAAAPHTADKATKREAAALTGTAKMYRKTTEDVTFTFDAHLAARDNGDPSKATGTFRFVHLDKPGGEGGWAKGRIDCLMTGGKVATATGIITATNLRDIKGGRVGFTVHDTGGTDRVGYSWAAVGGPDGTKNLPKCTSSAPHEKVKSGTGDFHVTPWKVPYPKAP; encoded by the coding sequence ATGAGCCGTACGACCATCGACCGCGTCCTCGACCGCCGCCGCGCCCTGGCGGTGGGCGCCGCGCTCCTCATGACCGCGGGGGTGGCGGGCGTGGCCGTCGCGTCCGGGGAGGACGCGTCACGCCCCGCCTCGTCGGCCGCAGCGCCCCACACGGCCGACAAGGCCACCAAGCGCGAGGCCGCCGCGCTCACCGGCACGGCGAAGATGTACCGCAAGACGACGGAGGACGTGACGTTCACCTTCGACGCGCATCTGGCGGCTCGGGACAACGGCGACCCGTCGAAGGCGACCGGCACCTTCCGCTTCGTCCATCTGGACAAGCCGGGCGGCGAGGGCGGCTGGGCGAAGGGCCGCATCGACTGCCTGATGACGGGCGGCAAGGTGGCCACGGCGACCGGGATCATCACCGCCACCAACCTGAGGGACATCAAGGGCGGCCGGGTCGGCTTCACGGTCCACGACACGGGCGGCACCGACCGCGTGGGCTACAGCTGGGCGGCCGTGGGCGGCCCCGACGGCACGAAGAACCTCCCGAAGTGCACCAGCTCGGCCCCGCACGAGAAGGTCAAGAGCGGCACGGGCGACTTCCACGTAACCCCGTGGAAGGTCCCGTACCCGAAGGCCCCGTAA
- a CDS encoding Lrp/AsnC family transcriptional regulator yields MRLNDLDERIVHALAEDARRSYADIGQLVGLSAPAVKRRVDRLRATGAITGFTVRVDPAALGWETEGFIEIYCRRNTSPEAIKRGLERYPEIASASTVTGDADAIVQVFAADMRHFERVLERIAGEPFVERTRSVLVLSPLMRRFSSGSPA; encoded by the coding sequence GTGCGACTGAACGATCTCGACGAACGCATCGTGCACGCCCTCGCCGAGGACGCCCGCCGCTCCTACGCCGACATCGGCCAGCTGGTCGGGCTCTCCGCGCCCGCCGTCAAGCGGCGCGTCGACCGGCTGCGGGCCACCGGAGCCATCACGGGCTTCACGGTGCGGGTGGACCCGGCGGCTCTCGGCTGGGAGACCGAGGGGTTCATCGAGATCTACTGTCGCCGCAATACCTCGCCGGAGGCGATCAAGCGGGGGCTCGAGCGGTACCCGGAGATCGCGTCCGCCTCCACCGTCACGGGGGACGCGGACGCGATCGTTCAGGTCTTCGCCGCGGACATGCGGCATTTCGAGCGGGTGCTTGAGCGGATCGCGGGGGAGCCGTTCGTTGAGCGGACGCGGTCGGTGCTGGTGCTTTCGCCGTTGATGCGGAGGTTTTCTTCGGGGTCGCCGGCGTAG
- a CDS encoding amino acid permease, with amino-acid sequence MLDQGAPPQNRPSPPGLSGLGGRLMRRKPVELLVAEGGQGEGGSLRRSLGMWQLTMISIGATLGTGIFVVLGESVPKAGPAVTVSFVIAGLTALFSALSYAELAGSIPVAGSSYSYAYATMGELIAWVCGWCLVLEYGVSVAAVAVGWGEYLNELLDGTIGVTIPDVLSSAPGEGGVINLPGLIVVLLAMVFLLGGAKESATANTVMVIVKIAALVLFCTIGFMGFKSGNYSDFMPLGTAGVSAAAASLFFSYIGFDAASTAGEEAKNPQRDLPRAIMLSLIIVTALYVLVAAVAVGAWNWKDFEGSEATLAAIMNDVSGQNFWGTLLAAGAVISIASVVLTVLYGQTRVLFAMSRDGLVPKAFGKVSKKTGTPRVNTVIVSLFCAALASVIPLGKLVDATSIGTLFAFGLVNIAVIVLRRTRPDMPRTFRVPLGWLFPVLGFGFCAYNMFSLDSVTWVVFGVWMAVGLVFYFLYGMRRSRLATAEK; translated from the coding sequence GTGCTCGACCAAGGCGCACCCCCGCAGAACCGCCCAAGCCCCCCGGGCCTCTCCGGGCTCGGCGGCCGTTTGATGCGCCGCAAGCCGGTGGAACTCCTGGTCGCGGAGGGTGGCCAGGGTGAGGGAGGCTCGCTGAGGCGCTCCCTCGGCATGTGGCAGCTCACCATGATCAGCATCGGTGCCACGCTCGGCACCGGCATCTTCGTCGTCCTCGGCGAGAGCGTCCCCAAGGCCGGCCCCGCCGTGACCGTGTCGTTCGTGATCGCCGGACTCACCGCCCTCTTCTCGGCACTCTCGTACGCGGAACTGGCGGGCTCCATACCCGTCGCGGGCTCCTCATACTCGTACGCGTACGCAACGATGGGCGAACTCATCGCCTGGGTCTGCGGCTGGTGTCTCGTCCTGGAGTACGGCGTCTCGGTCGCGGCCGTCGCCGTCGGCTGGGGCGAGTACCTCAACGAACTCCTCGACGGGACCATCGGCGTCACCATCCCCGACGTGCTCTCCTCCGCACCCGGCGAGGGCGGCGTCATCAACCTGCCCGGCCTGATCGTCGTGCTGCTGGCCATGGTGTTCCTGCTCGGCGGCGCCAAGGAGTCGGCGACGGCCAACACGGTCATGGTCATCGTGAAGATCGCCGCGCTCGTGCTCTTCTGCACCATCGGCTTCATGGGCTTCAAGTCCGGCAACTACTCGGACTTCATGCCGCTCGGCACGGCCGGCGTCAGCGCCGCCGCCGCGAGCCTGTTCTTCTCGTACATCGGCTTCGACGCCGCCTCCACCGCCGGTGAGGAGGCGAAGAACCCGCAGCGCGACCTGCCGCGCGCGATCATGCTCTCGCTGATCATCGTCACGGCCCTCTACGTCCTGGTCGCGGCCGTCGCCGTCGGCGCCTGGAACTGGAAGGACTTCGAGGGCTCCGAGGCCACGCTCGCCGCGATCATGAACGACGTCAGCGGCCAGAACTTCTGGGGCACGCTGCTCGCCGCCGGCGCGGTCATCTCCATCGCGTCCGTCGTCCTGACCGTCCTCTACGGCCAGACCCGCGTGCTGTTCGCCATGTCGCGCGACGGCCTCGTCCCCAAGGCCTTCGGCAAGGTCAGCAAGAAGACGGGCACGCCCCGCGTGAACACCGTCATCGTGTCGCTGTTCTGCGCCGCGCTCGCCTCGGTCATCCCGCTCGGCAAGCTCGTCGACGCCACCAGCATCGGCACGCTCTTCGCCTTCGGCCTGGTCAACATCGCCGTGATCGTGCTGCGCCGCACCCGCCCGGACATGCCGCGCACCTTCCGGGTGCCGCTCGGCTGGCTCTTCCCGGTGCTCGGCTTCGGCTTCTGCGCGTACAACATGTTCAGCCTCGACTCCGTGACGTGGGTCGTGTTCGGTGTCTGGATGGCTGTCGGCCTCGTGTTCTACTTCCTGTACGGCATGCGCCGCTCCCGATTGGCCACAGCAGAAAAGTGA